GCCGGTGGCAATCTTGCCTCCCGATGACCCTAAGGGGTCACCGCCACCCGGCCTGGCGAAGCCGCCGCTTCACCCGAACCACCCCGCCTTCTCCAGCGGTATCTCCGCCACCACCCGCACCACCCCGCCCTGGCGGCGCTCCACCTGCAAGGTGTCGATGACGCCGGTGATGGAGAGGTCGCGGGCGTTGATCGACTCGGCGGTCTTCCGGGCCGCGGCGTAGTCGTGGTCGGTGGTCACGGTGATGTGCGGCAGGTAGGGCATCTCCGGGCGCAGGGCCGCCTCGATCGGGCCGACGTGCAGGCGGTCGTGCAGGCGGGTGATGGCGGCGAACCCCTCGTCCGGGATCAGGAAGACGTGGAAGCCGCCGACGGCCGGCTCCGGCGCCACCAGGGCGCAGCGTAGGTGGAAGCGGATCGGCGCCACGCCCTTGACCTGGGCGGCGACCAGTTCGGCGAAGTCCTTGGGCGGCATCTGGGCGCCGGGGAAGACCAGGGTGAACTTGGGCGGGCCGGGATTGCCGGTGCGCCTGCGGCGGATATCGGTCAGCCAGGCCAGTTCGGCCTTGTGGAACTGCGGTCTGGCGACGACTTCGAGCGATTCCATGGGTCTCCCCGCGGCGAGCGGCTGAA
This genomic stretch from Phenylobacterium sp. LH3H17 harbors:
- a CDS encoding 2'-5' RNA ligase family protein, whose amino-acid sequence is MESLEVVARPQFHKAELAWLTDIRRRRTGNPGPPKFTLVFPGAQMPPKDFAELVAAQVKGVAPIRFHLRCALVAPEPAVGGFHVFLIPDEGFAAITRLHDRLHVGPIEAALRPEMPYLPHITVTTDHDYAAARKTAESINARDLSITGVIDTLQVERRQGGVVRVVAEIPLEKAGWFG